A section of the Flavobacterium sp. CG_23.5 genome encodes:
- a CDS encoding class I SAM-dependent methyltransferase, whose amino-acid sequence MYSEGIYFENPNRHSEDAIYKVKSIKKVLFNYLKTNNIQLSSYADVGCGSGEIIKLLGMELKMNFQSLQTLKGFDVSPHVKKLNYDNVEFLFQDFTKSTEKFDLVTLNDVFEHVPNPISFLTEVGKRAKYVVMHIPLEDCLSVNVRNLQKKKIKDPGHLVFLNVNSAFNLITFSGLKIVDYDYSIDSINAPSNNTTVLQKIAYPFKYSLLMINPYLFSKIFGSSLIVIAEGIL is encoded by the coding sequence ATGTATTCAGAAGGTATTTATTTTGAAAACCCAAACCGCCATAGTGAGGATGCTATATATAAAGTAAAATCGATTAAAAAAGTATTATTTAACTATTTAAAAACTAATAATATTCAGCTATCCTCCTATGCAGATGTGGGTTGTGGTTCAGGAGAAATAATTAAGTTATTAGGGATGGAATTAAAAATGAATTTTCAGTCTCTTCAAACTCTAAAAGGTTTTGATGTCTCTCCGCATGTTAAAAAATTAAATTATGATAATGTTGAATTTTTATTTCAAGATTTCACTAAATCAACTGAAAAATTTGATTTAGTAACCTTAAATGATGTCTTTGAACATGTACCTAATCCAATATCTTTTTTGACCGAAGTTGGGAAAAGAGCAAAATATGTAGTTATGCATATCCCATTGGAGGATTGCTTATCCGTAAATGTTAGAAATTTACAAAAGAAAAAAATTAAAGATCCAGGACATTTGGTTTTTTTGAACGTTAATTCGGCTTTTAACCTAATAACATTTTCGGGTTTGAAAATTGTGGATTACGATTATTCTATTGATTCAATTAATGCACCCTCAAATAACACTACTGTTTTGCAAAAAATAGCATACCCGTTTAAATATAGTCTTTTAATGATAAATCCATATCTGTTTTCTAAAATTTTTGGGAGTAGTTTAATTGTTATTGCTGAAGGAATTTTATAA
- a CDS encoding glycosyltransferase — MEKNYKILQIVDSLDIGGTERMSANIYNALTSSNIQNYLVVSRNIGPIYNFINEKDNVVFLNKKGVLDCFAFFKLFKLISKYRPSIIHAHQTSIYWAFILKSLIPGITVIWHDHWGFSDLLKDSDRKIIKFFSFLMDGVICVNDKIKDWNIQNLKINKKYIAYIPNFPLIQVDQKSHNEIPVILCLANIRDQKDHLNLIAACALLKDENIKFKLHLAGSLEDKEWVEKVKKKVTLLNLNNDVVFLGPVINISELLSKADVGVLSSVSEGLPVSLLEYGLAGLPVVCTDVGQCKEVLGNGEFGWVVPSKSPQELAIAIKEALSDKIVANKKAEGLNHNIIKNYGSTMFMEKYFSLLNKINNSDVQ, encoded by the coding sequence ATGGAAAAGAATTATAAAATACTTCAAATTGTGGATTCATTAGATATTGGTGGGACCGAGCGAATGAGTGCCAATATTTATAATGCACTCACTTCTAGTAATATTCAGAATTATCTGGTTGTTTCTAGAAATATTGGCCCTATTTATAATTTTATTAATGAAAAAGATAATGTGGTATTCTTAAACAAGAAAGGTGTTTTAGATTGTTTTGCATTTTTCAAACTTTTCAAATTAATTTCAAAATATAGACCATCCATCATTCATGCACATCAAACTTCAATTTATTGGGCTTTTATATTAAAATCACTAATTCCGGGGATAACTGTTATTTGGCATGATCACTGGGGTTTTAGTGATTTATTAAAAGATTCTGACAGGAAAATCATTAAGTTTTTTTCTTTTTTAATGGATGGAGTGATTTGCGTAAACGATAAAATCAAAGACTGGAATATTCAAAATTTAAAAATAAATAAAAAGTACATTGCTTATATTCCAAATTTCCCGTTGATTCAGGTAGATCAAAAAAGCCACAATGAAATTCCAGTAATTTTGTGTTTAGCCAATATTAGAGACCAAAAAGACCATCTTAATTTAATTGCAGCATGCGCATTGTTGAAAGATGAAAATATTAAATTTAAATTGCATTTAGCGGGTTCATTAGAAGATAAAGAGTGGGTTGAAAAAGTTAAAAAAAAGGTGACTTTGTTAAACCTTAACAACGATGTTGTTTTTTTAGGTCCTGTTATAAATATTTCTGAACTTTTAAGTAAAGCAGACGTGGGGGTGCTTAGCTCTGTAAGCGAAGGATTGCCAGTGTCGCTTTTAGAATATGGTTTAGCAGGATTACCTGTCGTTTGTACAGACGTCGGCCAATGCAAAGAAGTACTGGGGAATGGAGAATTTGGCTGGGTTGTACCCTCTAAGTCACCACAAGAATTAGCAATTGCGATTAAAGAGGCGCTTTCGGATAAAATAGTAGCAAATAAAAAAGCAGAAGGTTTAAATCATAACATTATTAAAAATTATGGCTCTACAATGTTTATGGAGAAATATTTTAGTTTACTTAACAAAATTAATAATTCGGATGTACAATAA
- a CDS encoding glycosyltransferase family 2 protein, which translates to MKFSLIVCTYLRPLPLMKLLQSVQIQTLYPDEILIIDGSTNKETTLVLKENNFKNLSYFLVSKEYRGLTKQRNYGIAKVKHDIDIICFLDDDIVLEQDYFEQLLKTYELHPEALGAGGYIIDETKCEFVGNDYEPTINEFYFDGWKRKDGSRFIMRKKLGLDSDCPPGFSTLYSHGRSVGFLPPSGKIYEVEQLMGGVSSYRKKIFETLQFSTYFEGYGLYEDADFSIRVAKTGKLYSNTAARLHHCHEASGRPNQYKYGKMVVRNGWYVWRVKNPNPLLNAKIKWNSITILLTLIRFSNAVTTNKRKEALTEALGRTVGWWSLLFNTPKVKKQ; encoded by the coding sequence ATGAAGTTTTCTTTAATTGTCTGTACTTATCTACGACCTTTACCATTGATGAAATTATTGCAATCAGTACAGATACAAACGCTTTATCCAGACGAAATTCTAATTATAGATGGTTCCACAAATAAGGAAACCACACTTGTCCTTAAAGAGAATAATTTTAAAAATCTAAGTTATTTTCTTGTTTCAAAAGAATATAGGGGACTTACCAAACAAAGGAATTATGGAATTGCTAAAGTAAAGCATGATATCGATATAATTTGTTTCCTAGATGACGATATCGTTTTGGAGCAAGATTATTTTGAGCAATTATTAAAAACCTATGAACTGCATCCCGAGGCTTTGGGTGCGGGAGGGTATATCATAGACGAAACTAAGTGCGAATTTGTTGGAAACGATTATGAGCCTACAATTAATGAATTTTATTTTGATGGATGGAAACGCAAAGACGGCAGCCGATTTATAATGAGAAAAAAGTTGGGATTAGACAGCGATTGCCCTCCTGGTTTTTCAACTTTATATTCGCATGGACGAAGTGTTGGCTTTTTGCCGCCAAGCGGAAAAATTTATGAAGTGGAACAATTGATGGGAGGAGTTTCTTCGTATAGAAAAAAAATCTTTGAAACACTACAATTCTCCACTTATTTTGAAGGCTATGGCTTGTATGAAGATGCTGATTTTTCTATCAGAGTAGCAAAAACTGGTAAATTATATTCAAACACAGCTGCTCGATTACATCATTGTCATGAGGCTTCCGGAAGACCCAATCAATATAAATATGGGAAAATGGTAGTGCGAAACGGTTGGTATGTTTGGAGAGTTAAAAACCCAAACCCCTTACTGAACGCAAAAATAAAATGGAATTCCATTACTATACTATTGACATTGATTCGATTTAGCAATGCAGTAACAACAAATAAACGAAAGGAAGCATTAACGGAAGCCTTGGGTAGAACTGTTGGCTGGTGGAGTTTATTGTTTAATACGCCAAAAGTCAAAAAACAATGA
- a CDS encoding serine O-acetyltransferase, translating into MLLQTILSDYKRCGINTIGFAVLFKTFIIMPNPGLKFMTIFRLTQYYRKKNRILFYFFFLWLRRLKVKYGFDISYRTQIGSGFYVGHFGGIVIHGDTIIGDNCNISQGITFGVSNYGAHIGVPKIGNNVFVGPGACVFGNITIGNHVTIGANTVVTENIPDYFTAVSPKMIVIDKDLSPFYIHNID; encoded by the coding sequence ATGCTGCTACAAACTATTTTATCGGATTACAAACGATGTGGTATTAATACTATTGGATTTGCTGTGTTATTTAAGACTTTTATTATCATGCCTAATCCAGGTTTAAAGTTTATGACTATTTTCCGTTTAACACAATATTACCGCAAGAAAAATAGAATTTTATTTTATTTTTTCTTTCTCTGGTTGCGAAGATTAAAAGTGAAATACGGGTTTGATATTTCTTACCGTACCCAAATAGGTAGTGGTTTTTATGTCGGACATTTTGGAGGAATAGTCATTCATGGCGATACCATTATTGGTGATAATTGTAATATCTCACAAGGGATTACTTTTGGGGTAAGTAACTATGGAGCCCATATAGGTGTCCCTAAAATAGGGAATAATGTTTTTGTAGGCCCGGGAGCCTGTGTTTTTGGGAATATTACTATTGGTAATCATGTCACAATTGGTGCTAATACAGTAGTGACTGAAAATATTCCTGATTATTTCACCGCAGTCAGTCCAAAGATGATCGTAATAGATAAAGATTTGTCTCCTTTTTACATACATAATATTGATTAA
- a CDS encoding glycosyltransferase, with translation MTFVIITHVPHLMEGNRFFAYGPYVREMNIWSKQVNKLTVVAPKSTIVKSAIDGAYEHPNIEFIAVENFDILSLKSVFRTVFKTPKIAWKIVQAMKKADHIHLRCPGNIGLLGCLVQIVFPNKPKTAKYAGNWDPKFKQPLTYQLQKWILSNTFLTRNMKVLVYGEWQGSTKNIKSFFTASYYEAEKTPILNKEVTTRIYFIFVGTLVLGKNPLYAIQLVEVLSKKGYEVHLDLYGEGIERAILEKYISAHRLEKIVSLKGNQTSETIKSAYQKSHFVVLPSDSEGWPKVVAEGMFWGCIPLATPVSCVPFMLDYGKRGLLLQMDIEMDLKQILTYISNKEKYTSTAISAQKWSQQYTLNLFEQEINKLMTN, from the coding sequence ATGACTTTTGTTATCATTACTCATGTTCCTCACCTCATGGAAGGGAATCGATTTTTTGCTTATGGGCCATATGTTCGCGAAATGAATATTTGGTCGAAGCAGGTGAACAAACTCACTGTGGTTGCACCAAAATCTACTATCGTTAAGTCGGCTATTGACGGTGCTTATGAGCACCCAAATATTGAATTCATTGCCGTTGAAAATTTTGATATTTTAAGTTTGAAAAGTGTTTTTAGAACTGTTTTTAAGACTCCTAAAATTGCTTGGAAAATAGTTCAAGCGATGAAAAAAGCGGATCATATTCATTTACGATGTCCGGGGAATATAGGTTTGTTGGGATGTTTGGTTCAAATAGTGTTTCCTAATAAGCCCAAAACTGCTAAATATGCCGGGAACTGGGATCCGAAATTCAAGCAACCTTTAACCTATCAATTGCAAAAATGGATTTTGAGCAATACTTTTTTAACGAGAAATATGAAGGTGCTGGTGTATGGGGAATGGCAAGGAAGTACTAAAAATATAAAATCATTTTTTACAGCCTCTTATTATGAAGCGGAAAAAACTCCTATTTTGAACAAAGAAGTTACCACACGGATTTATTTCATTTTTGTAGGGACTTTGGTACTAGGTAAAAATCCTTTGTATGCCATTCAATTGGTGGAAGTATTATCAAAAAAAGGATATGAGGTTCACTTGGATTTATATGGGGAAGGAATTGAACGTGCCATTTTGGAAAAATACATTAGTGCACATCGATTAGAAAAGATAGTTTCATTGAAAGGAAATCAAACATCAGAAACAATTAAAAGTGCCTATCAAAAGAGTCATTTTGTAGTTTTACCATCCGATAGTGAAGGTTGGCCAAAAGTGGTTGCCGAAGGAATGTTTTGGGGGTGCATTCCTTTAGCGACTCCAGTATCCTGTGTGCCGTTTATGCTGGATTATGGTAAAAGAGGATTGTTGTTGCAAATGGATATTGAAATGGATTTAAAACAAATTTTAACTTATATATCAAATAAAGAAAAGTACACATCAACTGCTATTTCTGCGCAAAAATGGTCGCAACAATATACTTTAAATTTGTTTGAGCAGGAAATTAATAAATTAATGACAAATTAG
- a CDS encoding glycosyltransferase family 4 protein, giving the protein MKIAFLTPEYPHANTGSSGGIGTSIKNLAMGLMQQGCSVRVLVYGQKEENSFDDNGICVEQIKNVKFKGLSWYLTQKKLERIIDTLYQNKEIDLVEAADWTGITSFITPKKCPIVIRLNGSDTYFCHLDQRPVKWINKFHEKRALEKANGLLSVSQFTADLTNEVFGLEKQFTIIPNGIDTTLFHGRETAENNCLLLNNSTIMVKPSLGGWGVGNILYFGSLIRKKGLLELPLIFNEVVRKNHEAKLILVGKDVSDIISGNSSTRKMMQELFTPEALANVVYMGVVPYEEIKKHIDAAAVCVFPTFAEALPVSWIEAMAMEKAIVASKIGWATEVIDDGINGFLVHPTDHVEYANRIIELLDNKGLQNDFGVAARKKVIEKFSVEIVAQQSLLFYKSLTK; this is encoded by the coding sequence ATGAAAATAGCGTTCTTAACCCCTGAATATCCTCACGCTAATACTGGCAGTTCTGGAGGCATTGGTACGAGTATCAAAAACCTGGCGATGGGATTGATGCAGCAAGGATGTTCGGTGCGTGTTTTAGTGTATGGTCAAAAAGAAGAAAATAGCTTCGATGATAACGGTATTTGTGTTGAACAGATAAAAAATGTAAAATTCAAGGGATTGTCGTGGTATCTTACACAAAAAAAACTAGAACGTATCATCGATACATTATACCAGAATAAGGAAATCGATTTGGTAGAAGCGGCAGATTGGACAGGAATTACTTCTTTTATTACTCCTAAAAAATGTCCCATTGTTATTCGGTTAAATGGTTCGGACACTTATTTTTGTCATTTAGACCAGCGCCCGGTGAAATGGATTAATAAATTTCATGAAAAACGGGCCTTGGAAAAAGCGAATGGACTGCTTTCGGTAAGTCAGTTTACAGCCGATTTGACTAATGAAGTTTTTGGTTTAGAAAAACAATTTACTATCATCCCTAATGGAATCGATACCACCTTATTTCATGGTAGAGAAACTGCGGAAAATAATTGTTTGCTATTAAATAATAGCACTATTATGGTAAAGCCATCCTTGGGCGGTTGGGGGGTAGGGAATATACTTTATTTTGGAAGTCTTATTAGGAAGAAAGGATTGCTGGAGCTGCCTTTGATTTTTAATGAAGTAGTTCGAAAAAATCATGAAGCTAAATTGATTTTGGTAGGAAAAGATGTTTCCGATATTATATCTGGAAATTCTTCTACTCGGAAGATGATGCAGGAATTATTCACTCCGGAGGCCTTAGCCAACGTTGTTTATATGGGTGTCGTTCCGTATGAGGAAATAAAAAAACACATTGATGCAGCGGCGGTATGTGTTTTTCCAACATTTGCAGAAGCTTTGCCGGTTTCCTGGATCGAGGCAATGGCGATGGAAAAAGCAATAGTCGCTTCCAAAATTGGTTGGGCAACGGAGGTAATTGATGATGGTATAAATGGTTTTTTAGTTCATCCTACCGATCATGTGGAATACGCCAATCGAATTATAGAATTACTTGATAATAAAGGATTGCAAAATGATTTTGGTGTAGCAGCACGAAAAAAAGTGATTGAAAAATTTAGTGTTGAAATAGTAGCACAACAAAGTTTGTTATTTTATAAATCCTTAACAAAGTAA
- a CDS encoding glycosyltransferase family 2 protein, whose translation MIVVYHLNSKITEVATSDNQTIEFDFKGTIADGLHILAQQFPSEIIIWCNATAKEQLNLEVIPALLHHNKMMLSYSADSFNFLDRRIGYVEESLFININKKVCYPTWQMSSFVGVVHASVVNAIRNKVERDADFDYYLNSIAKVAMPLGLLCYSEPQLLKQQQRITSHQASSYTLFRYIKQHYKTRWIFLLLINLMVHERKFPLIPMIFSFFYKNRKNVKINLEGIVVESSRRLIDIATIDVIIPTIGRANYLYDVLIDFSKQTLLPHKIIIIEQNPEPLSKSELDYIYEEKWPFKIQHFFIHQSGACNARNLALDQTESEWVFLADDDNRFEPNLLKDIFDNIKKYGSPVVTTSYPQKNESKIFLNIIQWPTFGAGNSVVKRNLLNKVRFNMGLEFGYGEDSDFGMQLRNQGYDVLYLPNPEILHLKAPIGGFRTKPVLEWHQDIIQPKPSPTVMLYILRNNTTEQFLGYKTTLFFKYYRHQKIKNPYRYFIHFKKQWNQSVFWANHLKTRT comes from the coding sequence TTGATTGTAGTATATCATTTGAATTCAAAAATTACTGAAGTAGCAACATCGGATAATCAAACAATAGAATTTGATTTTAAGGGAACTATTGCCGATGGATTGCATATTTTAGCACAACAATTTCCTTCTGAAATAATAATTTGGTGTAATGCAACGGCAAAAGAGCAGCTCAATTTAGAAGTAATTCCAGCTTTGTTGCATCACAATAAAATGATGTTATCTTATTCTGCTGACAGTTTTAATTTTTTAGATCGAAGGATAGGATATGTTGAAGAGTCTTTATTTATTAATATTAATAAAAAGGTGTGCTACCCTACCTGGCAAATGAGCAGTTTTGTCGGCGTCGTGCATGCGTCTGTCGTAAATGCGATACGGAATAAAGTGGAGAGGGATGCTGATTTTGATTATTATTTAAATTCTATTGCGAAAGTAGCAATGCCACTTGGATTGTTATGCTATTCGGAGCCCCAACTTTTAAAACAGCAGCAAAGAATAACTTCGCATCAGGCATCAAGCTACACGCTTTTTCGTTACATAAAACAGCATTATAAAACAAGATGGATTTTTTTATTGCTTATAAATTTAATGGTTCACGAAAGGAAGTTTCCTTTAATTCCAATGATTTTTTCTTTTTTTTATAAAAATAGAAAAAATGTAAAGATCAACTTGGAAGGTATAGTAGTCGAATCCTCCAGAAGACTCATTGATATTGCAACGATAGATGTAATTATTCCAACTATTGGCAGAGCAAACTATTTGTATGATGTATTGATTGATTTTTCCAAACAAACCCTATTGCCTCATAAAATTATTATTATCGAACAAAATCCAGAGCCATTAAGTAAAAGTGAATTGGATTATATTTATGAAGAAAAGTGGCCATTTAAGATTCAACATTTTTTTATTCATCAATCAGGGGCCTGTAATGCCAGAAACTTAGCATTAGATCAAACGGAAAGTGAATGGGTTTTTCTAGCCGATGATGACAATCGTTTTGAACCTAATTTATTGAAGGACATATTTGATAATATAAAAAAATATGGTAGTCCCGTAGTTACAACTTCATATCCTCAAAAAAACGAATCCAAAATATTTTTAAATATAATACAGTGGCCTACTTTTGGAGCAGGGAATAGTGTAGTTAAAAGAAATCTGTTAAATAAAGTTAGATTCAATATGGGTTTGGAATTTGGTTACGGTGAAGACAGTGATTTTGGGATGCAATTACGGAATCAGGGATATGATGTTTTGTATTTACCTAATCCAGAAATTTTACATTTAAAAGCACCCATTGGTGGTTTTAGGACAAAGCCAGTTTTAGAATGGCATCAAGATATCATTCAGCCCAAGCCATCACCAACCGTAATGTTGTATATTCTTAGAAACAATACCACCGAACAATTTTTGGGATATAAAACAACGTTATTTTTTAAGTATTATCGCCATCAAAAGATTAAAAACCCATACCGCTATTTTATTCATTTCAAGAAACAGTGGAATCAAAGCGTTTTTTGGGCCAATCATTTAAAAACAAGAACATGA
- a CDS encoding MBOAT family O-acyltransferase, translating into MFFNSFAFALFLPIVFLLYWFIFNKTKSTQNALLIVASYYFYSCWDWRFLFLLVFSTFLDYYTGIRIEKAKKESFRKFWFWLSISLNLGFLGIFKYYNFFASSFAELLNGFGLHSSPLLLNVVLPVGISFYTFHGLSYVIDIYLKRIKAEYNFVDYSLFVSYFPLLVAGPIERATHLLPQVKVKREFDFAKAKEGVCQIIWGLFKKVVIADTCATYANAIFDHYQSMNSLSLILGAFYFSFQIYGDFSGYSDMALGMSKLFGIDLLRNFNYPYFSRDIAEFWRRWHISLSSWFRDYVYIPLGGSKGSKAKQVRNVFVIFLLSGFWHGANWTFLAWGFINALYFLPLLLLQKNRSNIETVQLQWNFSSLKIVLSIVSTFSITCLAWIFFRAKSIAIAFDYITRIFTDRKFVSQYLENERYSYELLLLVFAFIVVEWNSRTTIEPISGKYSWLKLALCIAAIITLGTYSDYKEFIYFQF; encoded by the coding sequence ATGTTTTTTAATTCCTTTGCCTTTGCCCTTTTTTTACCGATTGTATTTCTATTATATTGGTTTATTTTTAATAAAACGAAGAGCACTCAAAATGCGCTTCTGATTGTAGCGAGCTATTATTTTTATTCGTGTTGGGATTGGCGGTTTTTGTTCTTATTGGTTTTCTCTACGTTTTTAGATTATTATACCGGTATTCGAATTGAAAAAGCAAAAAAAGAAAGTTTCCGTAAATTTTGGTTTTGGTTGAGTATTAGTCTGAATCTGGGCTTTCTGGGTATTTTTAAATACTATAATTTTTTTGCCAGTTCCTTTGCGGAATTACTAAATGGTTTTGGATTGCATTCCAGTCCTTTGTTGCTCAATGTAGTTTTGCCAGTAGGAATTTCTTTTTATACGTTTCATGGATTATCGTACGTAATCGATATTTATTTAAAAAGAATAAAAGCCGAATATAATTTTGTCGATTATTCGTTGTTTGTTAGTTATTTCCCGCTTTTAGTGGCTGGTCCTATCGAGAGAGCCACGCATTTATTGCCCCAAGTAAAGGTGAAAAGAGAATTTGATTTTGCGAAAGCCAAGGAAGGAGTATGTCAAATCATCTGGGGATTGTTTAAAAAAGTAGTCATTGCGGATACCTGTGCCACCTATGCCAATGCTATTTTCGATCATTATCAATCCATGAATTCGCTGTCGTTGATTTTGGGAGCCTTTTATTTTTCCTTCCAAATTTATGGTGACTTTTCGGGTTATTCGGATATGGCTTTGGGAATGTCTAAGCTGTTTGGAATTGATTTGTTACGTAATTTTAATTATCCCTATTTCTCAAGAGATATTGCTGAGTTTTGGCGCCGATGGCATATTTCCTTGTCTTCGTGGTTCCGGGATTATGTCTATATTCCGTTGGGGGGAAGCAAGGGCAGTAAGGCCAAACAAGTTCGGAATGTGTTCGTGATATTTCTGTTGAGTGGCTTTTGGCATGGCGCCAATTGGACGTTTCTGGCTTGGGGATTTATCAATGCCTTGTATTTTTTACCTTTATTGTTACTACAAAAGAATCGTTCAAATATAGAGACAGTACAATTGCAATGGAATTTTAGTTCCTTAAAAATTGTTTTGAGTATAGTCAGTACTTTTTCGATTACTTGTTTGGCTTGGATATTTTTTAGGGCAAAATCAATTGCCATAGCTTTTGATTATATAACGCGAATTTTTACAGACCGAAAATTTGTTTCGCAATATTTGGAAAATGAAAGATATAGTTATGAATTGCTGCTATTGGTTTTTGCTTTTATTGTCGTGGAGTGGAACAGTAGAACGACTATTGAACCCATTTCGGGGAAGTATTCCTGGTTGAAATTAGCATTATGTATTGCAGCAATTATCACATTGGGAACGTATTCAGATTATAAAGAATTTATTTATTTTCAATTTTAA
- a CDS encoding O-antigen ligase family protein, producing MKKEDLSYLYLILFHVAIGAMGYLLPFTTKIYGYSIFIFGVLYIIKKQNRNNEALIVAAYVVGSEVFLRMTGGNPLYEITKYGVMVFIFIGMYFSGFSKGAAPYWLFLLLLVPSVVLSVFVLDFDTDIRTTIAFNISGPVCLGIASLYTYRRKLPAEQMNDILLSMGLPIISCMIYLTFYTPDIRDVITSTQSNFETSGGYGPNQVATVLGLGMFIFFSRVIIESKTKFQVVINLILALNIAYRGMITFSRGGMITGFLMIVLLLLFLYFKSNYSGRVKLNYIVVLMTLALMATWGYTSFQTGGLINKRYANQDAKGRTKEDRFTGREEVAKSEIDMFLKNPIFGVGVGKGTEVRLAETGTSVLSHDEITRMLGEHGSLGVMALLILFFTPLVLYLENKFNMYLLCFVLFWLLTINHAAMRTAAPAFVYSLSLLNVQLGSPTKVKKEE from the coding sequence ATGAAAAAAGAGGATCTTTCCTATCTCTATTTAATTCTTTTCCATGTTGCTATTGGTGCAATGGGATACCTATTGCCTTTTACCACTAAAATATATGGTTATTCTATTTTTATATTTGGAGTATTGTACATTATCAAAAAGCAAAACAGGAATAATGAAGCACTTATTGTAGCTGCTTATGTAGTCGGCAGTGAAGTTTTCTTAAGGATGACTGGTGGTAATCCATTATATGAAATTACAAAATATGGGGTGATGGTTTTTATTTTCATCGGAATGTATTTCAGTGGATTCTCCAAGGGGGCTGCGCCCTATTGGTTGTTTTTGTTATTGTTGGTTCCTAGCGTAGTGTTGTCTGTATTTGTATTAGATTTTGACACTGATATTAGAACAACGATAGCTTTTAACATTTCGGGTCCGGTATGTTTAGGAATAGCATCATTATATACTTACAGGCGTAAACTGCCAGCAGAGCAAATGAACGACATACTGCTCAGTATGGGGCTGCCTATTATTAGCTGTATGATCTATTTAACATTTTACACCCCTGATATTCGGGATGTCATTACAAGTACACAATCTAATTTTGAGACTTCGGGGGGGTATGGTCCGAATCAGGTGGCAACTGTTTTAGGGTTAGGAATGTTTATTTTTTTCTCCAGAGTTATAATAGAATCCAAAACAAAATTTCAAGTAGTGATTAATTTAATACTTGCTTTGAATATTGCTTATCGCGGTATGATTACTTTTTCCCGTGGGGGAATGATTACAGGATTTCTAATGATTGTACTTTTATTACTATTTCTATATTTTAAGTCCAATTATAGTGGCCGAGTGAAACTGAATTATATTGTTGTCTTGATGACATTAGCGCTTATGGCTACTTGGGGTTATACCTCTTTTCAGACGGGAGGGCTCATCAATAAACGGTATGCCAATCAAGATGCGAAAGGAAGAACGAAGGAAGATAGATTTACCGGTCGTGAGGAAGTGGCTAAAAGTGAAATTGATATGTTTTTGAAGAATCCTATATTTGGTGTAGGCGTTGGAAAGGGTACTGAAGTTCGTTTAGCTGAAACGGGAACCAGTGTTTTATCCCATGATGAAATTACCCGTATGTTGGGAGAGCATGGTTCTTTGGGGGTTATGGCCTTATTGATTTTATTTTTTACCCCGCTGGTTTTGTATTTAGAAAATAAGTTCAATATGTATTTGTTGTGTTTTGTTTTGTTCTGGTTGTTGACGATTAATCATGCCGCTATGCGGACCGCAGCACCTGCCTTTGTCTATTCGCTGTCTTTGTTGAATGTGCAGCTAGGGAGTCCTACAAAAGTTAAAAAGGAAGAGTGA